The proteins below come from a single Roseiflexus sp. RS-1 genomic window:
- a CDS encoding acyltransferase, with protein MNRRHPFDGDATPETIREYRMAFIHPTADVSPQAEIGEGTRVWHGAQIRERARLGKGCIVGKNVYIDFEVVIGDHVKIQNNSSLYHGLTVEDGVFIGPHVVITNDRIPRAINPDGSLKGAADWVVGRTLIRRGASIGAGAIIVTGVTVGEWALCGAGAVVTRDVPAHAIVAGNPARVIGYISAGGVRCATQEEAIERTAQER; from the coding sequence ATGAACCGCCGTCACCCGTTCGATGGCGACGCTACACCGGAAACGATTCGGGAGTATCGTATGGCATTCATTCATCCAACCGCCGACGTATCGCCGCAGGCGGAGATTGGCGAGGGAACGCGCGTCTGGCATGGCGCGCAGATTCGTGAACGCGCCAGGCTGGGCAAGGGGTGCATCGTCGGCAAGAATGTCTATATCGATTTCGAGGTGGTCATCGGCGATCACGTCAAAATTCAGAACAACTCCTCGCTCTACCACGGTCTCACTGTTGAAGATGGAGTTTTTATCGGTCCCCACGTTGTGATCACCAATGATCGCATCCCGCGCGCCATCAATCCAGACGGGTCGCTCAAAGGCGCCGCAGATTGGGTGGTGGGGCGAACGCTCATCCGGCGTGGCGCCTCGATCGGAGCAGGGGCGATCATCGTCACCGGGGTGACTGTCGGGGAGTGGGCATTGTGCGGCGCTGGCGCGGTCGTCACGCGCGATGTGCCCGCCCATGCTATCGTCGCTGGCAACCCGGCGCGTGTGATAGGATATATAAGCGCGGGCGGCGTTCGCTGCGCCACGCAGGAAGAAGCCATCGAACGCACGGCGCAGGAGCGGTGA